In Perognathus longimembris pacificus isolate PPM17 chromosome 3, ASM2315922v1, whole genome shotgun sequence, a single window of DNA contains:
- the LOC125348079 gene encoding 60S ribosomal protein L37a-like, whose translation MAKRTKKVGIVGKYGTCYGASLRKMVKKIEISQHAKYTCSFCGKTKMKRRAVGIWHCGSCMKTVAGGAWTYNTTSAVTVKSAIRRLKELKDQ comes from the exons ATGGCCAAACGCACCAAGAAGGTCGGCATCGTCGGTAAATACGGCACCTGCTACGGTGCCTCACTCCGGAAGAtggtgaaaaaaatagaaatcagtcAGCACGCCAAGTACACCTGCTCCTTCTGTGGCAAGACCAAGATGAAGAG gcGAGCTGTGGGCATCTGGCACTGTGGTTCCTGCATGAAAACAGTTGCTGGGGGGGCCTGGacctacaacaccacttctgctGTCACAGTCAAGTCTGCCATTAGAAGACTGAAGGAATTAAAAGACCAGTAA